Genomic window (Nilaparvata lugens isolate BPH chromosome 7, ASM1435652v1, whole genome shotgun sequence):
agttcaaagccaaatttcaaacagtttgaccGCTCATATAAAGCTCTAAAACATCAAACAAAGGAACGAATCATATGAAGTTCATTAGAAAttccttcctctttccaaccatatccttaaaaaatattttgactgatagttttctagagattgacgtttttcaaaaatatcgaaaaaatatatatctcgaaaactaaggtaaatataagaaaattttactgagcattttttgttgcaaaattCAATGGTCTTCgactgttacacctttcgttggacaatttgtattataacaattttcaaaAGCTAAAAATGTTTACTTACAAAATTAGAGGTTGTGTCCGCTTTCTATATAGGCTCTCACTATAGGGCCCACTATAGTTACAATACACATTTAAGTTAATTTTATCTATTCATCCAAAATTACTATAATcaatagagaaattgtgatagaaatcGCCTCATTGTGATAATGCTTTAGAAATATGGTGTAACTTCAATTGTCCATTAACTCAATGGTCCATGAAACTATTTGATAAGAGTTCTACAAACCCATAATATAATTGTGAtagttaaataatttaatatttgtcTATACTTTTGTTTTAGGAAAGCATAACCCCATTTTTACATctaggcccagttgcacaaaatccggttaaattttaactgtgattagttccacgagaaccaagAGAAGATTATTtccacggttaaaatttaaccggcttttatgcaactggGCCTTAGTATTATAATCTCTGAGATGAGGAAAATTTTTCAAACGTGTACATTAGGCACTATGTGTTTAGTTTTCTTATTACATTTCAATTGCAGTATTCTTTTATAAACAatcaaacatcaaaaaatattatgattattttttgcccaattcatatttgaattttattgaaattggaGCTTACtgcatagagtaaagatactgtttaaTATTGTTTATTGCTGTTTAATACTGTTTTAAGATACCTAGATATTTGTCTCTGCTTACTGCTACATCACAATAGTTTCTTTATTATCTTAAATCTTTGAATGTAAAGTTCACATTGTAAACATTTCACTATCTATAGTTTTATGTGTATTTGTTgtctaaattattttatatgatatatttatttatacaattattttatatgaataaaaaataatatataggtACTTTAAATTCATGAAACGTTGTGAGTTGTATTTATTTGTTAAGCTATCCTTTCAAcgtgatttttgaaaataaattaatcttgTGGGCTCTTATTCAAGTTTCAAGGCGACCTGAGCTGAACCTttaataattctgtagtctgatttttacggtaatttTGGAGTATGtaggaaactccttttcctttcatatcatccttaaaatgcaaaattaaaaaaacctTACATATACATCAACAcgcaattcaaaaagaaacattcctgtcaattttcatgaaaattatgtccacgttttgctgtaaatgcggaacaagCATACATACCAtacaaacataaagagaaatacaaatccgtcaacttgaatcttggacctcactatgctTGGTCAACCAGACCCCACCATCTTCTGttggaacaatttattttacaattcaaagccaagcaatatcctttgaacaatattacaaaatagcacatcatgttgttcgatccataatgataacagctgataaatttgaaaattggtgaactaggacCCCAtgaaatggcgattttgcaatgcatcacgggactgtgtcatgacctgtatttatagacctttcTCCTgttcaaggtctataaatacaggtcatgacactcgtgttccttatgaagcggccattatgtggggtctttatggcagtacatttgaaatatcaatCTGCTCataaacaaaatcatgcattatgttttttaaaaacaatattctggttcagataatcTGTAAATTaaggttttagattttttaataatgaaatttcaataatttattcatgtttttattattgaaaattgttcttattcttgtaacttgttatgattcataagggaTTGGGACAAAACAAGGAGGATTGATCCTCCTTGGGACAAAAGGCTAAACTCAAAAACAGTTTGAAGTTCccaatcaatgaaatttaaaaatcaacaattcagttcccaGTTTGAATCTAAATATCATTATTCTGTTGGAAGAATctattttacaatattcaaagccaagcaatattccttgaacaatatgccgtgctaccaatttctcctaaatcggttggatagcaaattttcacctattaacctaaggaaggttatcggctccaacgtaatagattcttggtaaactatgaatggatctatcgcctatgaatgagaaatccagttttcagagcaaatgaacttataatcttcagaagaattttggcaatacactacacaaatacacaaagaacaatatcttacacgcttaagcatctaaagtcactacaagctaaatacttatccaatttatatagttgaaaacaatggctataggcttgtatacatacaaatcaaaatacacaaaattagaacaccataaaactgttcaaaactcaatttaaaacattaataatccacttaaacagaaaaatattcagagagcacaaaatcaGAACACACGCTGCCAGCCATTATTTTTAGAGAGAAGGAAGCCTGGCAGGCACAAAGGtacagagcaaaccaacttcaaacagTGTCAATGTCATGGACACatcaccaaaaaaattataaattacaagtttagaattcacattttatatttgttctcaatgaaactgttattttacattttttatatcctctatattatctgttaagtctgttaactctgtttacagagtttgttttttcagtgataccattgaacatgcaacacaatcatttacgataaattctcagtcaaaaagttgtccgtatatcgatggctctgatatttactataaagttttatagatctcgaattgaagattcgattccaatcgagaaaaaatgtaatattacaaatacccccctcttgacataaaaaattttactgtttgaaaatttaaagaaaaaaattacattgacccaaatggaaaattttgaattgtaaattcgagaacagtaacaatttttctataaaaacattacatgttgtcctataatattgaaaattattataaaaattcatcaatagcatttgttatatgtttccaaacaatatttcaaagtatagaatatcaaaattacttttgatttagctttataatttaaaggaaaatatctcaacggaaagtttaatatataaagaatagtttttgaaattgcacataaatttaatagatagaaaaattcaatttttattgcaaaaaaaatttagtatgttgaataaaaaatttattattatttttttttaaatgaattgatgaattgttacatttaattttcacataaaatttcaataaataaaaaaatgttcatttctttcactattgatgtggttgattttatcgatgcaaattttggaaaacagtccgttaaggcactcagtatgattttcagttaagtgtgactccagtgtgatgacgttagtgttgggctgatccgaataatcctagtgttgggctgatacttgtagtcgactgatgcatatcaaactcaatacaggtgacatctcagttagcattgcctcatgcttgtagtagacggctgcataccaaactcgatacaggtgacatctcagttagcattgcctcatgcttgtagtagacggctgcataccaaactcaatacaggtgacatctcagttagcattgcctcatgcttgtagtagacggctgcataccaaactcgatacagagtcacgtaaattttgtatcatatttgtaatcatacaatgtacatttcaggcttgaaatgacaatgtaattcgttttttggaaaagagatagacgctgcatacaggattaatttaggtgaggattaatttaggtaaggtttggttttttgatattttcagtgttcaaggtttagagttctgcatacaggaataatttaggagaggatttttgaatcaattctttcatgatactgtgactgttattctgaattcaaagttgcgaacgtgaacatggatggcaattacctccaggtaatgtagtagtgttgaagtttgagatacaaggtcagcaataagcgttggcattgtcattggcgtatgctttggtgtcggcattggcatcggcgttgatattggcattggcatcagcattggcgcaggcattggcatcggcgtagatattggcattggcatcagcacagccatcggcgtagatattgacatcagtgtagatattggcgtagttattggtgtagatattagtgtagatattggcattgacattgttgtaggcatcagcgtagatattggtgtagacatcagcgtagatattggcgtagttattggtgtaggtagtggcgtagttattggtattcaattgatgagtcacactagttcgaaatcAACCAAaagttcttaacactcttcatggcgttcacttgttgtcgatttcgagattcacgtgataattatttcaatgttaatgtctgtgctgcaCCTgatatcttaaaatgcttataaactaaaaggaaaattttgataaggctatcaatacaatctaatacacatgaaaattatttttaagtatataatcaatataaaattgaaattttttaacatcttattatacagtcagcaatacataaattgtgaaatttggagacatcaattacaaaatttcactagaaaaaaataatttcattttcatttattcattgttcaaatattttataaaaagcaaattattcaatattattaatcatcgtttgttggatactatagtttatttcgacttttcaatgttctaaacacaaactacatttcatgacaaaactttactatcaatcattaaacaagaaatcattcaaaacatcaataatattttgcttcaaaggcaatcaatattcataagtaatcatcggcatctatggcaatcaacataagtaatcaacacaaaaaatattatctcattactgcctctctaagtcataacctctgttattccttctttaggcaataatgggtttccatctcaaaaaacaatcacataccagcaaaattcaaATCAGCAAACCCCattaaaattctacatacactccagcatccatttcaaacgataatcaatcatatcaaaatttatagaacaaacagttttaaaatttagaaaaagacatcaattacaaaaactttagagaaattttaacctttaactcatttcaattaataatataacaagacgtttttatttaatgaaaacattattattcaagttaactttcattaatacatctcatatatatggctacacaattcattaatactttcaaattttaaagtttatttattataacaaaagaatttatacataagaatagatttcagcatgttctaaattgaaccatttatttttaaataatttcataatttgaagaatgtataataaatacaaacatttcaagattacaatacaaagatgatcaagatggataatgggtaaataagttccctaaaaaatacaaacaagagaaaaagaaaattgggtaaataaatttcctaaataatacaaagaagagaaagattaatttagagcctatcctacatgtcagtactgaactttcataaggaagtatatttaataaaatatactactatggaattttgtaaattccaagtatgactctaatttgttataattgtgagctatcactcccacaaaaacaactggtgaaggaaaaaaaatgttgactattgtgactgggtggagagttcctagatgtctgtaaggcaatgtgatagcagactctagtatcggaccacaaaaacaaaagtatgcaaaagtttttacaaacatttgatgttgcagtcttaaagtttttatatcgcaaacaagtaggtcagataatcgagtccagccatatgtggttcacgcccacacctctaaaagaatcacacctacttgtctaccaaaaatccaaagtattggacagcaaaaaaaaaataaaatgcaaaatgggttaaaagcccagaagaaaactataacctaattacatatggcttatggtacaatatgcaatgaaagatgagaacatgggacataattttgctctgaaaaacctaattacctaatatgatacctgaaaaaaaatagacataattaaaatatgtaatacatgatgaaaaaatataccgcaagcaaacaattatttacactacaatggatagattttagaaaagttaagttttatcaacaatttaaaaattaggaaaataaactactattttaacttccaaaattatttcagaaaaatacaaatttaaatgactatggacaagattggttaagatatgcatcatagaagaattttactgaacattacacaaagacaggaaagaatcgaaatttgaaaagattaagggccaagaaaaataggctacaggaaagaaaaaagacacaattatggactcttaccatacactgcgtagcgattatgctattctgaatcccggcataacacaggattcctaatcattgtgtgctggggaataccctttcatcatgtgattcacagtcatcatcttgtaagtaagcaacttgaaacaacctttgaatactaacacatcaatggtgactttgtgctttgttttcttcaagaacatagttttattcatgggttcatttgttttaacaaagccattttgcttacaaaaatcagtcatgttcactaaataatgctttgcatacaccttttcaattttcagttgaaagttgaattcatcaacttgattcaaagcaagattcattttgtttacattgttcctaacctctacagaaacctgtctcatgtaaacattcactttacttactgttttcctaactatCAATTTcgcaatactactttctttactgttgagtttcaataaagacaactccctacctactacattactcaattctaccATCTTACCAggattcactttttcaataacattaactaggcctacattatctgaaacttgaactaattgatcttgaatctcaacactactatcatcctgcttcaatttgttttcatcttcatgattatcactcaatgtttcaagtgcatttttcaatagaaggtttatactaacctgctctagtctaatgctagcaaattcttgcttcatctcatcaaacctagcactttgatctttgaaactgttattttaaattttatatatcctctatattatctgttaattctgtttactctgtttacagagtttgttttttcagtgataccattgaacatgcaacacaatcatttacgataaattctcagtcaaaaagttgtccgtatattgatggctctgatatttactataaagttttatagatctcgaattgaagattcgattccaatcgagaaaaaatgtaatattacaaatataacaaaataacacatcatgttgatCTATCTATGATGATAACATCTGATAAAtctgaaaattggtgaactagaaccccataaaatggcgattttgcaatgcacacgggattgtgtcatgacctgtatcaTAGACCTTGCTCCTGTTCCCCTATAGTGtttgtgccatgtaaaaagcattgattggttggataggcgtttgattgctagtttccattctgtatctattctgttgTCACAGTTTCTGGCATGAGAAAGCagccacaaagtagaaggaattttctattagtttatttaattttctagGAACTTTCTTCTCTGTGAAGCAGCTTCTCTTTGATTCAGATAcgtaacggccagcaacggtcacagttatcacatagttattcaaaagtattctttgagtatctatagtgaggtccacattattatggcagtgtgtgatttgcaatggtgttgctatccttgtctatcgtacaacaaagcagatggctctatctctctcatgcattgcgatgttgccacattgttcatcaacaatgtagaaattcaactaattgacaaaatatgtCATAATATGAAGTTATCGATACTGTAATATTGATAGTCGATGTATTGATTGAGAGTTGTAACAAGTCGATACTCCTACTTCTTCAACATGATCATGAGTTGTATAGTTGTATTAATTTTGCTTCGTgcataatattcattaataaataCTTTGTGTATAAACTTTGTGTTTGATTAATAATGAACCAACAAAAATAACATGGCGCAGTCGGTAGTGAAAGTACCGGTATTGGTTGTGAAAGGTAGTCCAGAAATATCTTAAATCTTAGTGATGGAAACCTTCTCAGCAGTAACCTCAAAGCTCAACACGTTTCAGTTTGGATCTTCAATTTGTAAAAACCTATTCTATTTGAACTTAGTGTGAAATTTCTCAGTCATGGAATCGCTAAAACGCCAAAACAATTTAGTTTCCAAGGAAACTTAtcagaaaattggaaaatgtggaAACAACAATTTCTACTGTACCTAGGCTACATGATAGCAAGTGGTGGGGATGACAAAGATGAACCTGTTAAAATCGCGATCTTAAGGCTGGTCCAGACGCTCCATTTTGCACAACGTTTTGTCTCCGCATTTCAAGACATTGCAGACAAAACATTGCGTGTGGACCGGAAAACTGCGCAGTTTTGAGTCCGTCGGGAGGACTGCACAGTTGCAGCGATAACTGAGCTCGTGAGCTCTGAAAACCGTGACCTGTGCAGACATGTCATTGCGTGTGGACACTTACTCTGTTTTCCAATCCGTTTTGTTCCTCAGTTTTCTCTAATCATCCGACCATGGCAGATCTTCGGCAATGTTCTCGCGAGTTTTTGATGgattttatttcactttatgAAAGTTTTCCGTGCATTTGGCGTGTTAAATCCAAAGAGTACAGTGACAGGGACAAAAAGGGGGAAGCATACGAGAGATTGGTTGAAAAGTTCAAAGAAATAGATGTCAACGCGAGCAGGGAGACAGTGGTGAAGAAAATCAATTCTTTGAGAAGCGTTTATCGCAAAGAATTGGCAAAGGTAAACAAATCGATTCGATCTGGGGCTGGAGAAGACGAAATTTGCAAGCCATCTCTGTGGTATTTCGATTTGCTGCATTTTCTCAATGATCAGGAGACACAAGGCCGTCGAGGAATACCATGGACGAAAGTGAAGAGTCTGTAAACTGCGACGAATCATCACAACTAGTaagaaaaaacaacaaaatttcctattattaccTAATCGCTTTATTAACTGAAACatattcttttatttaataGGTACAATCAGCTTTTAAAATGTTTATTACAAGTATCTACTAAAAAATTACAAGTaccaaataatattttatgtacgccattaattgttcaaagttatAAATCTATCTTGCCAAGGAACAGAAGACCCCTCATTGTTAAAGTACTCCTTGAAATGATCTCTGACCCCATTAGCATTGTTCAACATGTGGCCTCTTGGTCCACGCTGTAGGTCGTGCATTAATTCTGGGTTACATCTTTCACCCAATTCAACAGTACATTCAGAAATATTTTCCTGATCCATACTTTCTGGAGGGGTGTAGTTTTGGAGGGACTTTCTCCGCAAAAAGTTGTGTAAAGCGCAACACGCAAGAACTACAGTATCGACATTGTGCATCTTTAAATTAATACTTATGTGGAAAATACGAAATCGGGAAGCCAAAATGCTGAATGTGTTTTCAACAACACGCCTCGCCCTAGATAGGCGATAATTAAAAATTCTTCGGTCCCTTGTTAATGTTTCTCGTCGATATGGTTTGAGAAGGTCTTGACGCATAGCGAAGGCTTCATCCCCAACAAAAACATATCTTAAAACTCTGTTTGAACTTCCAATGGATCTGGGTTTTGGAATTTTTAACTCGTTGTTAAcgagattttcataaaattgagTGTTATTTATGACTCCTCCATCTGAGATCCGACCATTTGTTCCTATATCACAATACAAAAACTCGCAATTGGCATTGGCTATTGCCATAAGAACAACACTGTGGgtttttttgtgattgaaataATAGGACCCACTTCCCTTAGGTGGCACAATTCTAATATGTTTTCCGTCAATTGACCCTAAACAATGAGGGAACTGCCACATTCTTTCAAACTCCGCTGCAACTTCCATCCACTCCTCTTCAGTCTTGGGAAactgaaacaaaacaaaaaagaagaaatattgCAAGAGTTTCATCCTCattgaaaatttgtaaaaataataaaaatatggaGATCAATTATAACAGCTGGGCCTagttgaaagttgtgtgtatatttttggcttcaaaattttctgaaataacttaatttattcaaagtgtgGTGATattgagtgcaaaatttgactataatttggtattttaatcattctaaattcaaaatttctagctaatatatattcttggacagaacttagaactttaaatttcctcagtaagaacataacctattttttcggacatttaattatttataaaaatttgggaacagaatagttttgggctatgcctgttgttctatcctgatcatattcatatgatttgtatattatatcaacgaataaataaataaataaataatacatttattgtttattattttcaggTGGAAGACGATGTGCAAGAAACTGTTATTGACAGTGGGCCCAGTGAAGCTGCTACTACCCCTGCTAC
Coding sequences:
- the LOC120352343 gene encoding uncharacterized protein LOC120352343 translates to MADLRQCSREFLMDFISLYESFPCIWRVKSKEYSDRDKKGEAYERLVEKFKEIDVNASRETVVKKINSLRSVYRKELAKVNKSIRSGAGEDEICKPSLWYFDLLHFLNDQETQGRRGIPWTKVKSL